The sequence below is a genomic window from Oreochromis niloticus isolate F11D_XX linkage group LG3, O_niloticus_UMD_NMBU, whole genome shotgun sequence.
agtggcaattAAAAGGTTAAGTCAGCACGGCCCAAAAGCCCatgcaacctgttgctgtcatctttctgctcctgtaaaaagaaacatatatacatacatccacccttttgtcactctgggtggaggtgcaatcttgcatactggtgtcaagtcagtcaagcttttgtcagtccccacagtcagtccccattttttatttgctgacagtagaatCTCTCGTGACAtaataagtttctactgccaacaatgacgtcatttcaaaaaaagaaaaaagaattcagactggattacctcgctgaatcctttttggcagggacttgttttctgattgtcccaaataagtggctttctcccgagcccattttaattttttttggagaaactcacttgcgatttgtcaacatgttgtgtagcaCTTTCGATCCCaatcttgcaggcctgcttcaaaaagaggaaatttgtcagggtcctgggtctccTGACCCAGCGTGTTTAGTTCTTCAAGGTTTTTGTATTATTCTACTTGTGAGTTGTTTTATGGTTTCTAGTTTTGatcccttgcccttcatgtttctgtgtcccctcagttctgtgtaagtctgtgtctttgcatgtttgagtttcttgttttctgtcactCTGTATTATGAATTTTGTTCTCATGGTTGGTCTTTTGTTACTCCCTCGAGTCTAGTTTCTTGTGTTCCAAGCTTAgtatccctctgtgtattttggttcttagacctctgcctctgtgtttcttagttgctgtctccactgtgccaagttcgcgtctctgtgtcatacttcctgttttactttgaaggtccatgtcttatgtgaatgtgtcctgctttgcttccttgtctcgtcagtcctgatttcttccagctgtgctctccttctgtgtctcattcccctcgttacttcccagtgtatttaaaccctgtgtttctctgaatcAGTGTCGCatcgtccctcatgctgtgtggatctcctGGTGTCTCCCTGTAAGTTTAGTGTGTTAttccccagtttagtttagtttacttTGTATGTTTTCCCAGCCcgtgaataaagctgtggttttgagttcatcccttgtGTCTAagagcctgcattttgggtccaattcctgcctgccacacagcgtttcATGACAGAACGACGCGACCAAACATGGACTCAGCAGGCTCTGCCCGGGAAGTTGATTTTGCCCGCATCCAAGGTCTGGTGGACCGGATTTCCCACACCGATGATGTTCGGGCCATGACCGTGGGAATCAAAGCCATTGAAGCCATCCTCGAGAGGAACCCCCACTTTGGTCAACTCAGAGGATTTATGGACTCACTGAACATGATACGCGAGGCCCGGGAGGTACTGCAAGCCCGAGAGTTAGGCATTTTCGCCCGCACCCGGTATTCAGTGCAGGAGCCACCACCGCTGCTGCATCAGATGGAGCTCTCTGTAACGCAGCAGCGGCCATTAAAGCGGAAGGGGGTTTCCACGTCACGGCTGAATTCTTCACTCTCCACGTCCAGCTCTGCCCACCGCTCACCTGCCTCTTTCCTCGCAGCGATGTGGTCAGAGGAGGAGTCGGATTCGACCTCTCCGCCATTACCGACAACCGCCACTATCTCCGCTCCCATTTCCAGGGGGAAGCGGCGGCAGCACAGGCAGCGAAAAGTGCCACCGCCAGAACCCAGGACCTCACCATTGCAAACGCCCGTGGCAAGTGTAAGTGAAACCGTACGGTCTATTGGGTCTGAAGGCCCAAGGTCTGCTTATGTTATGGCGGAGAAGAAAAACACTGTTTTCTCTGAGACCAAAACTTCCCATTTGGGTAACCTAAAAGACTGTTCTCCTCATGCTCCCCCTAGCCATAACCATGCAAAGAACTGTGGTAATTCTGTTCCGTTTGAGCCTGGACTAATTAACTCCGTGTCTGCTAGCTCAGAGGATGTTAAGTCAGAGATTATTAATTCTGAGACTGTTTTTCCAAAAGCTGCCCCGCCAGAAGCTCCGTCTCCTGTGTCCCTGctagctacattctcacctcaGCTATCACCCCAGCCCCCAGACGCTCACTTGGCTGCCCAGCCCCCAGACGCTCCATTTTCACCCCTACCATCGCTTCAGTCATCAGTTCGGTCTGCCACTCAGCTGCCCTTAGTGCCATCATCCACACTACCACCTGCTTCTCTTCCATCACAACCATCATTACACTCAGCCAATTCTGCCACTCCTCCACCCATTACACCTCCACCACAACCGTCACTGCTGCCCGCAGCACAGCCCTTATCCCCACTACCCATAACTCCGTCTTCAGGGTCCCCTCTCCCTGTAGCTTAGCCATTGGATCTGTCAACAGCAGCTACGTTTGTACCAGAACCATTAGCTCAGTCTCCCGTGCGGTCACCTCCAGTTCAGTTTCCCATGCTGCCATCTACTCTACCACCAACTCCATCCTCACCACCCTCACTACAGCCATCAGTTCAGTCCCATGTGCCAGTGCAGTCTCCAGCTCAGCTCCCTGTAGCACAGCTCTCTATAGCACCGCCACTAGCTCAGTCGTCTACTCAACCACCAGCTCCACTTTCTCCCCAACCGTCATTACTACCTCTAGTTCAGTTTCCTGCACAGTCACCCCTAGTTGATTCCCCTGTGAAGTCATCAACTCCTCTCTCACCACAACCATCACTGCTATCCCCTGTTCAGTCTCCTGCAGCTCGGCCTTCcccagtgcagtctccagtgtcTCCTGTTCAGTCTCCCCTAGCACAGTCATCCACTTCACCACCTACTCCACTCTCACCACCACCGTTACTACAGACATCAGTCCAGTCTCCTGTGCCAGTGCAGACGCCCTCGGTGCAGTCATCTTCTTCACCACCATTAGTAGCTCTGCTTCCCGTGTCTCCGGTAGCTCAGCCCGCACCTGAACCTTTAGCTCAGTCTCCTGTAGCAGCTCAGTCTTCTGGTCAGCTTAACATTCAGCCAGGGGTCCCAGTACCCTCTGGCTCTGCATCAGCTCCCGCTGGAGGCTCGGATGGGTCCATCCGGCACTCCACGGCTCCCACGCCGCCACCTGCcttctccgctggagggtccgagggcccgtccagcctcctgtctccgctggagggtccgaggggcccgtccagccatcCTCAGCCTCCACGCCTGTGGCTGCCTCCGAGCCTTCGCCGCccacgcctggtccagcctctgcttcgGCTCCAACGTCACCTGGTCCTGTGGCTGCCACGtccccgtctggtccagcctcgtCTAGTCCTACGCCCACCAAGCCTCGACCAGTACGACCAAAAATAATACTagttcactagtctatgtatcacttcttaaactactaagtgaaccggacaagatgatggtaacagaAACGCCTGCTTAAAATGCTATTtggtcttcatgagcttcattgcatgtgtgtttgtgttagtaggattaatgcatttttctgtttgtgtaatttttgtgtacctctcctctttgcggtgctccagacacttttcaattctccacgcaaggcagtcgtttttttcttcccagtttcctaaacccaaatttcatttcccacactaaaacagccatgttctccGCTGCTTcttccactgtggtctcatctcatctcccccccttgcagcagtccagtgagagtcagttgtcctgtgttttccactgtctcatcttgccattttgctccaaaagtggcaaatgtccaacTCAGGCAGTCTTTCATAaaggtccattcacacacagtgaaattgCAGCTCGTAGgaaatgcacatccatccatccagtcatgatgatgccatttttctccttgctgtcgctgtcttgcacagctgctgctgctggaccttttcttcactgctcaggaTACTGCTGTGAGCTCTTGAGATCCATCTCGTTTTCctggaactgcatttcttgtcttcagggagagattcttggagcttgtgttctcagggtgacaaacacatggaagttaagctgtaaaacaattcagccaaaacttggcttgagtgtttctaatgatgttaacctataattttcttccgactgctgcacgtggaaaattgatccgggtctgctcttcacctgcaagtgacacactgagacattttgatcattcttatcactgcttaaagaaacacgtctcccctctctggttctgaagtcccctttcttaaaaacccagagagattgtagttgttctacatTGAAAAACACCAAACCCTCTTCatcaacaattctgctaaaagaaattttttGTGTGTCCACACTAGGGGAGCTGGTGGCCTGCAGTACCACCACCTTCCGCTAGTTGGAGACGAGATGAGTTTTACACAAATTTCTacactcctctctttttttttgcccttgatttgttccccattttcaacattttgaacccaatttttcactgtttttttttacacacacatcaacttttTCCACACAACCATTCTCTTTCATCTCACAACATACTTTTACCCACAGTTCTTAACATACAGTCACACATTGAGTTTTGTCCCTGGCCGCTCGTCGCAACGTCCGCTGCTACTGGATCAAGGTCCCATATTTACATTCAGAGCGTCCTCTGCAATGGCCTTCTTCCCTTACCGGCAGAAAAGTGCTAAAATACCGTCACTCCACACACTGTATTGTGCAGACGTGATTATCAACGGTGGACTCGAACCACCATTCCCTGTGATGGACCGGTGTTTCTGCAATTACTCTGGCAGACAACTGCTTTTCTTTTGCACAACACCGGAACCGAACACAAGCCTGGGTACTCGAACCCCAGGATTTTCCCTCCGGAGACTCGAACTCCGGAGCAGCAGGCACTTCACCGCTTGGCCAGACAAAAAACTCTCCATGACTGTATACAAAGTTAGCTACAACTCACCCATCTGCAGGAGTCCCCTCAAAATCGATGGTCTCAGTGGTGACTGAAACACACGGCTCCGTgactcctccatttccttcGCTTCAACAGCTGGTAGGTAGGTGGTAGGTACCTTTTCCTCAGGGGTGATCAGCCCGTCCACGGAACCATTGTTCAGCGACCACACGGACCACCCTGCTCACAGCGCCAtttt
It includes:
- the LOC102081730 gene encoding flocculation protein FLO11-like, translated to MDSAGSAREVDFARIQGLVDRISHTDDVRAMTVGIKAIEAILERNPHFGQLRGFMDSLNMIREAREVLQARELGIFARTRYSVQEPPPLLHQMELSLCPPLTCLFPRSDVVRGGVGFDLSAITDNRHYLRSHFQGEAAAAQAAKSATARTQDLTIANARGKSITPAPRRSLGCPAPRRSIFTPTIASVISSVCHSAALSAIIHTTTCFSSITTIITLSQFCHSSTHYTSTTTVTAARSTALIPTTHNSVFRVPSPSQSPVRSPPVQFPMLPSTLPPTPSSPPSLQPSVQSHVPVQSPAQLPVAQLSIAPPLAQSSTQPPAPLSPQPSLLPLVQFPAQSPLVDSPVKSSTPLSPQPSLLSPVQSPAARPSPVQSPVSPVQSPLAQSSTSPPTPLSPPPLLQTSVQSPVPVQTPSVQSSSSPPLVALLPVSPVAQPAPEPLAQSPVAAQSSGQLNIQPGVPVPSGSASAPAGGSDGSIRHSTAPTPPPAFSAGGSEGPSSLLSPLEGPRGPSSHPQPPRLWLPPSLRRPRLVQPLLRLQRHLVLWLPRPRLVQPRLVLRPPSLDQYDQK